DNA from Terriglobus tenax:
CGCCGCCTGAAGCCCGACCCCGCATTGCTGGTGGGTCATGGCAAGGCCGAAGAGATTGCCGCGATGATTGAGAGCACCGGGGCTGACCTGGTGCTGTTTGACCACGACCTCTCTCCTTCGCAGCTTCGCAACCTGGACGAGTTGCTGCCCTGCCGCGTGATTGACCGTACGCAGTTGATCCTCGACATTTTTGCCCGCCACGCCCGCACCCGCGAAGGCCAGTTGCAGGTGGAGCTTGCTCAGCTCGAATACCAGTTGCCGCGCCTGGCAGGTAAGGGCAAGGCGATGAGCCAGCTTGGTGGTGGCATCGGCACACGTGGTCCGGGCGAAACCAAGCTTGAGACAGATCGCCGCCGCATCCGTGTCCGGATTGACCATGTGAAAGCCCAGCTCGAACAGGTGCGGCGCATCCGCCGCCAGCAAAGAGCGCGGCGTGAAGGCGTTCCCGTGCCGGTGGTGGCTCTGGTTGGCTACACCAACGCGGGCAAAAGCACGTTGTTCAACGCATTGACGGAGGCCGGGGTGCTGGAGTCCAGCCGTATGTTCGCCACGCTGGACCCCAAGCTGCGCCAACTCGCGCTGCCGTCGCGGCGCAAGGTGCTGCTGAGTGATACCGTCGGCTTCATCCGCAACCTGCCGCATACGCTGGTCACCAGCTTCCGCGCCACGCTGGAAGAGGTGGAGCGGGCGGAGATTCTGCTGCATGTCCGTGACTCTTCCTCGCCCATGATGGACGAGCAGAAGGTGCAGGTGGAGAAGGTTCTGGGCGAACTGGAAGCCGCGCGTAAGCCTGTCATCGAGGTGATGAACAAGGCTGATCTGCTAAGCGCGAGCGAGCGTGCCACGCTGTGGCAGCGTTCAGGGCTTGGGGATGTGGTGACCGTGAGCGCGAAGACCGGAGAAGGTCTTTCGCGTTTGATCGAACTGATCGACGAGCGGATCGGCGGCGAAGGCGCGGCCGATCCCACGGCCGAAGCGGAGTTCCGCATTCCGCAGAAGCAGGGCGCGGCTCTAGCGGCAATCGAGGCGGGAGCTTTCATTGAAAAGAAGCGGTTCGAAGGGAACCTGGTCTATCTGCATGTAAAGGGACCGGCCAGCCTGCTGGGACGCTACCGGCGTTTCCAGATCGCTTCCGCTGTGCCGGGTCATGCGTGATTGTTGCTATTTCCTCTTCGGGTTTCGATGACGCAAACAATGGCTGGCAGGAACTTATAGACCGGATGCGCGGATTCTGATAACTAACTGCTAGGAACCCAACGTTTGCCAGAAAAATTGCTCAGAGCGGCGATCCTCTCCGATGCTGATGTGGCGAAGTCTGCCCGTCTGCAGAAGCATCACGTTACCGTGTCCGGGACGGATGGTCCGCTTGTGGTGCTGTTGCACGGCTTCGGAACCGATCTGACCGTATGGCACAAGGTC
Protein-coding regions in this window:
- the hflX gene encoding GTPase HflX, whose amino-acid sequence is MADTQKPRLLVEKLRQADELRERSLNAHTEKAVLVAVEFTGERRRLSSVAAQARASAAIDAGEIDTPAVPQADLDFEAGLEEFRELARSAGAEIASVMIQRRLKPDPALLVGHGKAEEIAAMIESTGADLVLFDHDLSPSQLRNLDELLPCRVIDRTQLILDIFARHARTREGQLQVELAQLEYQLPRLAGKGKAMSQLGGGIGTRGPGETKLETDRRRIRVRIDHVKAQLEQVRRIRRQQRARREGVPVPVVALVGYTNAGKSTLFNALTEAGVLESSRMFATLDPKLRQLALPSRRKVLLSDTVGFIRNLPHTLVTSFRATLEEVERAEILLHVRDSSSPMMDEQKVQVEKVLGELEAARKPVIEVMNKADLLSASERATLWQRSGLGDVVTVSAKTGEGLSRLIELIDERIGGEGAADPTAEAEFRIPQKQGAALAAIEAGAFIEKKRFEGNLVYLHVKGPASLLGRYRRFQIASAVPGHA